In Symmachiella dynata, the following are encoded in one genomic region:
- a CDS encoding YkvA family protein, with protein sequence MNLSTTIPNLVGMTSPAHAATGQGPSPRSKIVALLALVGAVVYLVSPLDLIPDLIPLLCHVDDAGIMGVAIKNAKEAFWG encoded by the coding sequence ATGAACCTCTCAACCACAATCCCTAACCTTGTCGGCATGACATCGCCGGCGCATGCGGCGACCGGTCAGGGACCTAGCCCACGCAGCAAAATTGTCGCATTGCTGGCACTGGTCGGCGCCGTTGTTTACCTGGTCAGCCCATTGGACCTTATTCCTGATCTGATTCCATTGCTTTGCCACGTCGATGACGCGGGTATCATGGGGGTGGCAATCAAAAATGCGAAAGAAGCATTCTGGGGTTAG
- a CDS encoding type IV secretory system conjugative DNA transfer family protein, whose product MKDLIVFSPDGPWRFDFLDYEMRQGGHTRNITRLIMTIGETLRSSDHSASENSDFWEREQERMLYNAVQIIKVATGKVTAPDLQRFIGGAANGAEEISSESWQTGFHHQCIRAAYLADKSAVDTHDCQLAFDYWLSELPRMASKTKSSIEVGVNGILHVFNTGITRSLVSGGTNVSPDDMFDRKWVMVNMAPAAWGDIGSFINAGWKYLTQKAILRRDATEGDSINVIWCDEAQQFVNSFDSQYLAQCRSHLGCMVFLTQSLSSLYSVLKGPAGRHQADALMANFGHTIIHACDPISAEWASSKLGKTLQTFIGGSMAPTTDLWDDLKGHSQYTGSFSEHYESVVQPNVFMNGLRTGGHVNGLMCDAILLRNGQPFSNGQNWLNVSFSQM is encoded by the coding sequence ATGAAGGATTTAATCGTCTTCTCTCCCGATGGCCCGTGGCGGTTCGACTTCTTGGACTATGAGATGCGGCAGGGAGGCCATACCCGAAACATCACCCGCTTGATCATGACCATCGGGGAAACCCTCCGTTCCAGCGATCACAGCGCTTCCGAGAATTCGGATTTCTGGGAACGAGAACAGGAGCGCATGCTTTACAACGCCGTGCAGATTATCAAGGTTGCGACCGGTAAAGTGACCGCTCCGGACTTGCAGCGATTTATCGGAGGGGCTGCCAATGGAGCCGAAGAGATTAGCAGCGAGAGCTGGCAAACAGGGTTTCATCACCAGTGTATTCGAGCTGCCTACTTGGCAGATAAGTCAGCGGTGGATACTCACGACTGCCAATTGGCCTTTGACTACTGGCTTTCCGAATTACCCCGCATGGCCTCCAAAACAAAAAGCTCCATCGAGGTTGGGGTAAACGGAATTCTACATGTGTTCAATACCGGGATCACGAGGTCGCTTGTCTCCGGTGGAACGAACGTCTCTCCGGATGACATGTTCGACCGCAAATGGGTCATGGTAAACATGGCTCCAGCCGCCTGGGGCGATATTGGGAGCTTTATCAACGCTGGCTGGAAGTATCTGACCCAGAAAGCCATTCTCCGCCGTGATGCTACGGAGGGGGATTCGATTAACGTCATCTGGTGTGACGAAGCCCAGCAGTTCGTGAATTCGTTCGACAGTCAATACCTCGCGCAGTGTCGTTCACATCTGGGTTGCATGGTCTTCCTGACGCAATCGCTGTCGAGCCTGTATTCGGTGCTGAAAGGGCCAGCGGGGCGGCATCAGGCGGATGCACTGATGGCTAACTTCGGCCATACCATCATCCACGCATGTGATCCGATCTCGGCGGAATGGGCCAGCTCGAAGCTCGGGAAGACACTGCAAACATTTATCGGAGGTTCGATGGCTCCGACAACCGATCTGTGGGACGACCTGAAGGGGCACTCGCAATACACCGGCAGTTTCAGTGAGCATTACGAAAGCGTCGTGCAACCGAACGTCTTCATGAACGGTTTACGGACCGGCGGTCACGTCAACGGTTTGATGTGTGACGCGATCCTGCTTCGCAATGGCCAGCCATTCTCGAATGGCCAAAACTGGCTGAACGTGTCGTTCAGCCAGATGTAA
- a CDS encoding ParB/RepB/Spo0J family partition protein → MTSQNHQVAELALDKIIVAAQVRETFDEPGIVSLAENIRKHGLIHPIHVHQDGEGFRLVAGERRFRAVKLLGHKTILATVAGGTIAEEDVVEKMLSENVNREDLNPIELAKGIKQLKELSGETASAAAARLGLSNKMVSELLSLLSLPENIQTDIKTGKIPVSLAAELARVSNPIEQAELAAKVVAGQMTRDTLVRRRKVRRQVDQHFSQPAPLSRAVAVLGKGESVSVTATELDLERFLELLERLVSKAKKMRPRGVSLPTLLRLLRDEAKA, encoded by the coding sequence ATGACAAGTCAAAATCATCAAGTGGCCGAACTTGCGTTAGATAAGATCATAGTCGCGGCTCAAGTACGGGAGACGTTCGACGAGCCGGGAATCGTTTCCCTGGCGGAGAACATCCGCAAGCATGGGCTGATTCATCCGATACACGTCCACCAAGACGGGGAGGGTTTTCGACTAGTGGCGGGAGAACGCCGCTTCCGAGCGGTGAAGTTGTTAGGACACAAGACAATTCTGGCGACGGTGGCCGGTGGGACGATTGCCGAAGAGGACGTGGTGGAGAAGATGCTTTCCGAGAACGTCAATCGGGAGGATCTGAATCCGATCGAATTGGCCAAGGGGATCAAGCAGTTGAAAGAGTTGTCCGGCGAGACCGCCTCGGCGGCTGCCGCGCGCCTGGGCCTGTCGAACAAGATGGTCTCGGAGTTGCTGTCCTTGCTGTCACTCCCGGAGAACATTCAGACGGACATCAAGACCGGCAAGATCCCTGTGTCGCTGGCGGCCGAATTGGCACGGGTGTCGAATCCGATCGAACAAGCGGAACTTGCCGCGAAAGTGGTGGCGGGGCAGATGACGCGCGACACTTTGGTGCGACGGCGGAAGGTTCGCCGGCAGGTGGATCAGCATTTTTCCCAACCGGCGCCGCTCAGTCGAGCGGTCGCCGTGCTGGGGAAAGGAGAATCGGTTTCGGTGACGGCCACCGAGTTGGACCTCGAACGCTTTCTGGAACTGCTGGAACGATTGGTGTCGAAGGCCAAGAAGATGCGCCCTCGCGGCGTGAGCCTGCCAACGTTGTTACGACTCCTGCGCGATGAAGCCAAAGCTTAA